A genome region from Arachidicoccus soli includes the following:
- a CDS encoding DUF6580 family putative transport protein yields MKFSNKIILVFSLLIAVAILYRLIPMPSGVYGFTPMFAMAIFGGVLFKADKKYAFALPLITFFLSDVLFEILYKAGKWSVPGFYSGQLVNYILFALTTCVGFYIKKAKFSNIAIASIVAPTLFYVLSNFSVWLMGAYYPKSLKGLKECYIAGWPFYFPYSILTTLVFSTFLFGIYSLIKDKISAKNNFAA; encoded by the coding sequence ATGAAATTTTCAAATAAAATTATCTTAGTATTCTCCTTGCTTATTGCAGTCGCCATTTTATATCGCCTAATACCTATGCCAAGTGGTGTTTATGGCTTTACACCTATGTTTGCAATGGCAATATTTGGAGGTGTACTTTTTAAAGCAGATAAAAAGTATGCTTTCGCATTGCCCTTGATTACTTTTTTTCTTTCTGATGTATTATTTGAAATTTTATACAAAGCAGGTAAATGGAGTGTGCCAGGATTTTACAGTGGGCAATTAGTTAATTACATTCTATTTGCCTTAACCACATGTGTAGGGTTCTATATTAAAAAAGCAAAATTTTCCAATATCGCAATTGCTTCAATTGTAGCCCCTACATTGTTTTATGTTTTATCTAATTTTTCTGTTTGGCTAATGGGCGCCTATTATCCCAAATCTCTTAAAGGATTAAAAGAATGTTACATTGCGGGCTGGCCTTTTTATTTTCCGTATAGCATCTTAACAACCTTGGTATTCTCCACTTTCTTATTTGGTATTTACTCTTTAATAAAGGATAAAATAAGTGCTAAAAATAATTTTGCTGCTTAA
- the rplQ gene encoding 50S ribosomal protein L17, giving the protein MRHGDKQNNLGRKKAHRDALLSNLAAQLITHKRIVTTLAKAKELRKYVEPLITKTKKNESETQISHNHRLVFSYLQNKLAVKELFTVVGPKINARPGGYTRIIKLGLRPGDNAEKAMIELVDFNEIYGKGISTEQEPAKKTRRSRATSKKVETTEAAPAAITEAEVVEEKSATDDLTKVEGCGPKAADTLNAAGIHTFAELAAKTAEEIKAILDASEGHFNAVVTTTWPHQAQLAADGKWDELNTLQDELKGGKEA; this is encoded by the coding sequence ATGCGTCACGGCGATAAACAAAACAATTTAGGCAGAAAGAAAGCACACAGAGATGCGTTATTATCAAATCTTGCCGCTCAGTTAATAACACATAAACGTATCGTAACTACACTTGCAAAAGCAAAGGAATTACGTAAATACGTGGAACCATTGATTACAAAAACTAAGAAAAACGAAAGCGAGACTCAAATCAGTCACAACCATCGCCTTGTATTTAGTTATTTGCAAAATAAATTGGCTGTAAAAGAATTATTTACTGTTGTGGGTCCTAAAATTAATGCGCGCCCTGGTGGATATACACGCATTATTAAATTAGGTCTTCGCCCCGGTGATAATGCTGAAAAAGCTATGATTGAATTGGTTGATTTCAATGAAATTTATGGCAAAGGTATCTCTACAGAACAAGAGCCTGCTAAGAAAACTCGTCGTAGCCGTGCAACCAGCAAAAAAGTAGAGACTACGGAAGCAGCTCCTGCAGCAATTACTGAGGCAGAAGTAGTAGAAGAAAAATCTGCTACTGATGATTTGACTAAAGTAGAAGGATGTGGCCCTAAAGCAGCTGATACATTGAATGCTGCAGGTATTCATACTTTTGCTGAATTAGCCGCTAAAACTGCTGAAGAAATTAAAGCGATTTTGGATGCTTCTGAAGGTCACTTCAATGCAGTTGTAACTACAACCTGGCCGCACCAAGCACAATTAGCTGCTGATGGTAAATGGGATGAGTTGAATACTCTTCAAGATGAATTAAAAGGTGGAAAAGAAGCTTAG
- the infA gene encoding translation initiation factor IF-1, translating to MAKQPLIKQDGVILEALSNAMFRVKLENGHEILATISGKMRMHYIRILPGDKVGVEMSPYDLSRGRIIFRYK from the coding sequence ATGGCGAAACAACCACTTATAAAACAAGACGGAGTAATTCTAGAAGCGCTGAGTAATGCGATGTTTAGAGTGAAACTAGAAAATGGACACGAGATTTTGGCAACTATATCGGGAAAAATGCGAATGCATTACATTCGTATCCTTCCGGGAGATAAAGTTGGAGTAGAAATGAGTCCTTATGATTTATCGAGAGGTCGTATTATTTTTAGATATAAGTAA
- the rpsK gene encoding 30S ribosomal protein S11 yields the protein MAKGKQQSAKAAAKKRVVKVDAHGDAHISATFNNIIIALTNKQGQVISWSSAGKMGFRGSKKNTPYAAQMAAADAAKVAVDAGLKRVDVYVKGPGSGREGAIRSLSQNGIEVAIIKDITPLPHNGCRPPKKRRV from the coding sequence ATGGCAAAGGGAAAACAACAAAGTGCTAAAGCAGCCGCTAAAAAAAGAGTGGTAAAAGTAGATGCACACGGTGATGCACATATTAGTGCAACATTTAACAACATTATTATTGCGCTTACCAATAAGCAAGGACAAGTGATTTCTTGGTCTTCTGCCGGTAAAATGGGCTTCCGTGGTTCTAAAAAGAATACACCTTACGCTGCGCAAATGGCTGCGGCTGATGCGGCAAAAGTAGCTGTAGATGCAGGCTTGAAAAGAGTAGATGTATATGTAAAAGGTCCTGGCTCCGGACGTGAAGGTGCTATTCGTTCTCTTTCTCAAAATGGTATTGAAGTTGCTATCATTAAAGATATTACTCCTTTACCACATAATGGCTGTCGCCCTCCAAAGAAAAGAAGAGTTTAA
- the ykgO gene encoding type B 50S ribosomal protein L36 — translation MKVRASVKKRSADCKIVRRKGKLYIINKKNPRFKQRQG, via the coding sequence ATGAAAGTTAGAGCATCTGTAAAAAAACGTAGCGCCGACTGCAAAATCGTTCGCAGAAAAGGAAAGCTATATATTATTAACAAAAAGAATCCTCGTTTTAAACAACGTCAGGGTTAA
- a CDS encoding DNA-directed RNA polymerase subunit alpha has protein sequence MAILNFQKPDKIVLQKVNDFNGQFEFRPLEPGFGLTVGNALRRVLLSSLEGHAIIGIKIEGVDHEFATIPGVTEDVTELILNLKQVRFKKVVEQEVNNEKITLSVKGKSEFTAADLGEATSSFEVMNPELVLCVLDPSAKLDIELTIAKGRGYVPAEENKIKDAPFGYVAIDSIHTPIKNVKIAIENYRVEQRTDYEKLLLDVITDGTIHPEEAVKQASRILIQHLMIITDENITFDSKEDKKEDVVDEQVLQLRKVLKTPLEDLDLSVRAFNCLKAAKINSLSELVQYEQEDLMKFRNFGQKSLTEIEQVLHERGLQFGMDLVRMGVEVND, from the coding sequence ATGGCAATATTAAACTTTCAAAAACCGGATAAAATTGTATTACAAAAAGTAAATGATTTTAATGGTCAATTTGAATTTCGTCCGTTGGAACCAGGATTTGGTCTAACTGTAGGTAATGCTTTACGCAGGGTGCTTTTGAGCTCTTTGGAAGGCCACGCGATTATCGGTATCAAAATCGAAGGCGTTGATCACGAGTTTGCGACAATACCTGGTGTTACTGAAGACGTAACTGAACTTATTTTAAACTTAAAACAAGTTCGCTTTAAGAAAGTTGTTGAACAAGAAGTTAACAACGAAAAAATCACTTTATCAGTTAAGGGTAAGTCTGAATTTACTGCTGCTGATTTAGGCGAAGCAACTTCTAGTTTTGAAGTAATGAATCCTGAATTGGTATTATGCGTTTTAGATCCCTCTGCAAAATTGGATATTGAATTAACCATTGCTAAAGGCCGTGGATACGTTCCTGCAGAAGAAAATAAAATTAAAGATGCTCCATTTGGTTATGTGGCTATCGACTCGATCCATACACCTATCAAAAATGTAAAAATTGCGATTGAAAACTATCGTGTGGAACAACGTACCGATTACGAAAAACTTTTGTTGGATGTAATAACTGATGGTACCATTCATCCGGAAGAAGCTGTGAAACAAGCTTCTCGCATTTTGATTCAACACTTAATGATTATCACTGACGAAAATATTACTTTCGACAGCAAAGAAGATAAGAAAGAAGATGTTGTTGATGAACAAGTATTACAATTGCGTAAAGTATTAAAAACACCTTTGGAAGATTTGGATTTATCGGTTCGTGCATTTAATTGCTTGAAAGCTGCTAAGATCAATTCTTTAAGTGAATTGGTACAATACGAACAAGAAGATTTAATGAAGTTCCGCAACTTTGGTCAAAAATCTTTAACTGAAATCGAACAGGTTTTACACGAAAGAGGATTGCAATTCGGAATGGATTTGGTAAGAATGGGTGTTGAAGTAAACGATTAA
- a CDS encoding YybH family protein, protein METQQEAWNNGDIDGFMQIGYWHSDSLQFVGTKSITYGWQKTLDNYKKAYPNKLAMGVLNFSVLQIQQLSENACFVIGAWHLSRVSGNVGGHFTLLFKKINNHWLIVVDHSS, encoded by the coding sequence ATGGAGACGCAACAAGAAGCTTGGAATAATGGGGATATTGATGGGTTTATGCAAATAGGTTATTGGCACAGTGACAGTCTGCAATTTGTAGGTACAAAATCTATTACTTACGGTTGGCAGAAAACCTTGGATAATTACAAAAAAGCTTATCCCAATAAATTGGCAATGGGTGTTTTGAATTTTAGTGTCTTACAAATTCAGCAACTTTCCGAGAATGCTTGTTTTGTTATTGGTGCATGGCATTTGTCACGTGTATCGGGGAATGTGGGTGGGCATTTTACTTTACTTTTCAAAAAAATAAATAACCATTGGTTGATTGTTGTAGATCACAGTTCCTGA
- a CDS encoding pyruvate dehydrogenase complex dihydrolipoamide acetyltransferase, with the protein MAEVILMPRLSDTMTEGVIAAWHKKVGDAVKKGDLLAEIETDKATMELESYQEGTVLYLGGDNGSKLQVNDLLAIIGKAGEDVTALVKENTAGGAPTNETKPAETQTEAQPVSSNDNKPAIDIANMEEVVLMPRLSDTMTEGVIASWQKNVGDDVKKGDVLAEIETDKATMELESYKDGKLLYQGAKTGEKIQVNNLLAIIGKDGLDIDAIVLAAKGDNAPAKEVSPQEEPAKPGAAKAPEPQASVPAQQTQEVVNEGRIFASPLAKKLADEKGIDLKYVKGSGDNGRIVRTDIENYTPAAAQTKAAATESSPAAIAAPAGQVSFEEVPVSQMRKTIARRLAESKFTAPHFYLTMSINMDAAVEARPKLNKDGKVKISFNDIVLKAVAVALKQHPTVNSSWLGDKIRINHHVNIGVAVAVEDGLLVPVIRFADGKSLSQISTEVKTFAQKAKDKKLQPSDWEGSTFTVSNLGMFGIDQFTGIINPPDACILAIGGISQEPVVKNGQIVVGNIMKVTMSCDHRVVDGASGAAFLQTLKSLLEEPLRLLL; encoded by the coding sequence ATGGCTGAAGTGATTTTAATGCCGCGTTTAAGCGATACCATGACAGAAGGTGTAATTGCCGCATGGCATAAAAAAGTAGGTGATGCAGTAAAAAAAGGCGACCTGCTTGCTGAAATAGAAACAGATAAAGCGACCATGGAACTGGAAAGTTATCAGGAAGGGACTGTTTTATATTTAGGCGGTGATAATGGCAGTAAATTACAAGTAAATGATTTGTTAGCCATCATTGGTAAAGCTGGGGAAGATGTAACTGCCTTAGTTAAAGAAAATACAGCGGGAGGGGCACCTACTAATGAAACAAAACCGGCAGAAACCCAGACCGAAGCGCAGCCTGTATCGTCTAACGACAATAAACCGGCTATAGATATCGCTAATATGGAAGAAGTCGTTTTAATGCCGCGCCTGAGCGATACGATGACTGAAGGCGTAATCGCTTCTTGGCAGAAAAATGTAGGAGATGATGTAAAAAAAGGAGATGTATTAGCGGAAATAGAAACCGATAAAGCTACCATGGAATTGGAAAGCTACAAAGACGGTAAATTACTATATCAAGGCGCTAAAACAGGAGAAAAAATCCAAGTAAATAATTTATTAGCGATCATTGGTAAGGATGGTTTAGATATCGATGCTATTGTTTTAGCAGCAAAAGGTGATAATGCTCCTGCAAAAGAAGTATCTCCTCAAGAAGAACCTGCAAAACCAGGTGCAGCAAAAGCACCGGAACCACAAGCGTCTGTTCCGGCACAACAGACACAGGAAGTCGTTAATGAAGGGCGTATTTTTGCTTCTCCATTAGCGAAGAAATTGGCCGACGAAAAAGGAATTGACTTAAAATATGTAAAGGGCTCGGGTGATAATGGTAGAATTGTGCGCACAGATATTGAAAATTACACGCCAGCTGCGGCTCAAACAAAAGCTGCGGCTACAGAATCATCACCTGCTGCAATTGCTGCACCGGCAGGACAAGTTTCCTTTGAAGAAGTGCCGGTTTCTCAAATGCGTAAAACCATTGCTCGTCGATTAGCAGAGAGCAAATTCACAGCACCACACTTCTACTTAACTATGAGCATCAATATGGATGCGGCGGTAGAGGCAAGACCTAAATTAAATAAAGACGGGAAAGTAAAAATTAGCTTCAATGATATCGTTTTAAAAGCTGTTGCAGTTGCATTAAAACAGCACCCAACTGTAAATAGTAGTTGGTTGGGTGATAAAATCAGAATCAACCATCACGTAAATATAGGTGTTGCTGTAGCAGTTGAAGATGGTTTATTAGTACCTGTTATACGTTTTGCTGATGGTAAATCTTTATCCCAAATATCTACAGAAGTAAAAACATTTGCACAAAAAGCAAAAGATAAAAAGCTACAACCATCCGATTGGGAAGGCAGTACATTTACTGTAAGCAACCTAGGAATGTTTGGAATTGATCAATTCACAGGTATTATCAATCCACCAGATGCTTGTATTTTGGCAATTGGTGGTATTTCACAAGAACCTGTTGTAAAAAATGGACAAATTGTTGTGGGCAATATTATGAAAGTGACAATGAGCTGTGATCACCGAGTAGTAGATGGCGCTTCTGGCGCGGCTTTCTTGCAAACACTTAAATCCTTATTAGAAGAGCCTTTGAGATTGTTGTTGTAA
- the rpsM gene encoding 30S ribosomal protein S13, with amino-acid sequence MARIAGIDLPKNKRGEIGLTYIYGIGRSTAQNILTEAGIDFDKKVNQWNDEELAAIRNIITSQFKVEGALRSEVQMNIKRLLDIACYRGLRHRKGLPLRGQRTRTNSRTRKGKRKTVAGKKKAPKK; translated from the coding sequence ATGGCTCGTATTGCCGGTATAGACTTACCAAAAAATAAAAGAGGTGAAATTGGATTAACCTATATTTATGGTATTGGTCGTTCAACAGCTCAAAATATCTTAACTGAAGCTGGTATTGACTTTGATAAAAAAGTAAATCAGTGGAATGATGAAGAGTTAGCTGCTATTCGTAATATTATCACTTCTCAATTTAAGGTGGAAGGTGCTTTGCGTAGTGAAGTACAAATGAACATTAAACGTTTATTGGATATTGCTTGTTATCGTGGCCTTCGTCATCGTAAGGGGTTGCCTTTACGTGGTCAACGCACTAGAACAAATAGCCGTACCAGAAAAGGTAAACGTAAAACAGTTGCCGGTAAGAAGAAGGCACCTAAGAAATAA
- the rpsD gene encoding 30S ribosomal protein S4, which translates to MARYTGPKTKISRIFGEPILGNGKYLSKNSNPPGQHGAMRKRKQLGEYATQLKEKQKAKYTYGVLERQFRNTFEDANRLKGVTGENLIKLLEARLDNTVFRLGIAASRPAARQLVSHKHVTVNGTIVNIPSYRLKPGDIIGLKEKSETNTSLTSQIRGKNPKFSWLDWNETEKKGTFITFPERENVPENIKEQLIVELYSK; encoded by the coding sequence ATGGCACGTTACACAGGCCCAAAAACTAAAATCAGCCGTATCTTCGGCGAGCCTATTTTAGGTAATGGTAAATACTTAAGCAAGAACAGCAATCCTCCAGGTCAGCATGGCGCCATGCGCAAACGCAAACAATTAGGAGAATATGCTACGCAGTTAAAAGAAAAGCAAAAAGCAAAATACACTTATGGTGTGTTAGAGCGCCAGTTTCGTAATACTTTTGAAGATGCAAACCGTTTAAAAGGTGTTACCGGTGAAAACTTGATCAAATTATTGGAAGCTCGTTTAGACAATACCGTATTTCGTTTAGGGATTGCTGCTTCGCGCCCAGCGGCTCGTCAGTTAGTGAGTCATAAACATGTTACTGTTAATGGAACAATTGTAAATATTCCTTCATACCGATTGAAACCGGGAGATATTATCGGATTGAAAGAAAAAAGCGAAACCAATACCTCGTTAACTAGCCAGATTCGTGGCAAGAACCCTAAATTTAGTTGGTTAGATTGGAACGAAACTGAAAAGAAAGGTACTTTTATCACTTTCCCTGAAAGAGAAAACGTACCTGAAAACATCAAAGAACAATTGATTGTAGAGTTGTACTCTAAATAA